One stretch of Schlesneria sp. DSM 10557 DNA includes these proteins:
- the purL gene encoding phosphoribosylformylglycinamidine synthase subunit PurL, with protein sequence MLWEVEIRPSANEIDREGQRITQEARDLGATSIQNVRSARGFLLQGGSLTESDVQRAANQLLVDPVVETFLVRQVSPGKDTSVSTASNESGRHVLNVLYKPGVTDNVATSTQKALVDLGFSVDAVATVRKYWFDAGISAAELERLSKRVLANDAVERVISGPLHMERIGAGSEYRFRLETVPIRTMDDKALMVLSKQGQLYLSLAEMQTIQRHWVEQDRDPTDIELETVAQTWSEHCSHKTLKGRIHYSDENGERTFENMLKETIFGATVEIRNRLGADDWCVSVFKDNAGVVKFDEHQHVCFKVETHNHPSAIEPYGGANTGIGGVIRDPLGTGLGAKPILNTDVFCFAPPDTPVESLPPGVLHPKLVMKGVVSGVRDYGNRMGIPTVNGAVFFDERYLGNPLVYCGTAAMIPVDRVEKSVLPGDLIVAIGGRTGRDGIHGATFSSAELTQESETISGGAVQIGNAVVEKMVADVVLQARDRGLYHAITDCGAGGFSSAVGEMGEEIGAVVWLEKCPLKYTGLSYTEIWISEAQERMVLAVPADKWEEFQALCAAEGVEASAIGQFGNEGRLKLTYHGETVGDVAMSFLHDGRPPVTRQAVYLPPPETPLTKTAKAQKSIRECAEMTLEKILGSLNVCSKEWIIRQYDHEVQSGSVVKPLVGVACDGPSDAAVVRPDLNSYRGVVVSNGMNPHFGDFDPYWMAAAAIDEAIRNCVSVGADPDRIAILDNFCWGNTERPETLGSLVRAALGCKDTAIALGTPFISGKDSLNNEFSFVDSATGERRTVVIPSSLLISAIGQVPDVRKCVTMDLKQAGNAIYLVGATRDELGGSHYALVNHLSGGSLPQVNLAQSPLIFAAVHSAIQQGLIRSCHDLSEGGLAVAAAEMAFAGGLGANLDLTPVASEAGITDPIVLLFSESTTRFLIEVEPGNVDKFEKVMKDSPCARIGRVTTEERLVVTSSQSEVVLSQDIARLKSVWQSTLAWD encoded by the coding sequence ATGCTCTGGGAAGTCGAAATTCGTCCGTCCGCAAATGAAATCGATCGGGAAGGACAACGAATCACACAAGAAGCGCGAGACCTGGGCGCGACTTCCATTCAGAATGTCCGTAGCGCACGAGGCTTTTTGCTGCAGGGAGGGAGTCTGACCGAGTCCGACGTGCAGCGTGCTGCGAATCAATTGCTCGTTGACCCCGTGGTCGAGACCTTCCTGGTTCGGCAAGTTTCTCCTGGCAAGGATACTTCTGTCTCGACAGCATCCAACGAATCGGGAAGGCATGTGCTGAATGTACTTTACAAGCCAGGAGTCACAGACAACGTCGCTACCAGTACCCAGAAAGCCCTGGTTGACCTCGGTTTTTCAGTGGATGCGGTTGCGACGGTCCGAAAGTACTGGTTCGATGCCGGCATTTCCGCGGCTGAGCTGGAACGTTTGTCGAAACGAGTCCTCGCCAATGACGCCGTCGAGCGAGTGATTTCCGGCCCTCTCCATATGGAAAGAATTGGAGCGGGTTCTGAGTACCGCTTTCGGCTGGAAACTGTTCCCATCCGGACGATGGACGATAAAGCGTTGATGGTTCTGAGCAAGCAGGGGCAGCTATACCTGAGCCTCGCAGAAATGCAGACGATCCAGCGTCACTGGGTTGAGCAAGATCGAGATCCGACCGATATCGAACTCGAAACTGTTGCTCAGACCTGGAGCGAACACTGCTCGCATAAGACGCTGAAGGGGCGCATTCACTACAGCGATGAGAATGGCGAGCGAACGTTCGAGAACATGCTGAAGGAGACAATCTTCGGCGCGACGGTAGAGATCCGCAACCGGCTGGGTGCTGATGACTGGTGCGTCAGCGTTTTCAAAGACAACGCTGGCGTTGTGAAGTTCGACGAACATCAGCATGTCTGCTTCAAGGTGGAAACGCACAACCATCCCTCCGCGATTGAGCCCTACGGCGGCGCTAACACGGGAATTGGTGGCGTCATTCGAGACCCCTTGGGAACCGGATTGGGGGCGAAGCCGATTCTGAATACGGACGTCTTCTGTTTCGCTCCTCCTGATACGCCGGTCGAAAGTCTTCCCCCTGGCGTACTGCACCCTAAGCTGGTCATGAAGGGTGTTGTTTCCGGCGTTCGAGACTACGGTAATCGAATGGGGATTCCGACCGTCAACGGTGCGGTCTTCTTCGATGAGCGTTACCTGGGTAACCCGCTGGTCTATTGCGGAACGGCCGCAATGATCCCAGTGGACCGCGTGGAGAAGTCTGTCCTTCCCGGCGATCTCATCGTTGCCATCGGTGGACGTACTGGCCGTGACGGGATTCATGGAGCCACGTTCTCCTCTGCTGAACTGACGCAGGAGAGCGAAACAATCTCGGGCGGTGCGGTTCAAATCGGCAATGCCGTTGTCGAAAAAATGGTTGCTGACGTCGTTCTTCAGGCTCGAGATCGTGGGCTCTACCACGCGATTACAGACTGCGGGGCAGGCGGTTTTAGCTCTGCTGTCGGCGAGATGGGCGAAGAAATTGGGGCGGTCGTCTGGCTGGAGAAATGTCCGCTCAAATACACCGGCCTCTCCTACACAGAAATCTGGATCAGTGAAGCGCAGGAACGAATGGTTCTGGCTGTTCCGGCTGACAAATGGGAGGAATTCCAGGCTCTCTGCGCGGCTGAGGGGGTCGAAGCCTCGGCGATCGGACAATTCGGCAACGAAGGTCGACTTAAGCTGACCTACCATGGTGAGACCGTCGGCGATGTCGCGATGAGTTTTCTCCATGACGGCCGCCCTCCTGTGACTCGGCAGGCAGTCTACCTGCCTCCTCCCGAGACGCCCCTCACGAAGACTGCCAAGGCTCAGAAATCTATCCGGGAATGTGCTGAGATGACGCTCGAGAAGATTCTCGGGTCGCTTAATGTCTGCAGCAAAGAATGGATCATTCGTCAGTACGATCACGAAGTTCAATCGGGCTCTGTGGTTAAGCCTCTCGTTGGGGTTGCATGTGATGGTCCCTCCGATGCAGCAGTCGTCAGGCCGGATCTCAACTCTTATCGGGGTGTGGTTGTCTCCAATGGAATGAACCCTCATTTCGGCGATTTTGACCCCTACTGGATGGCGGCTGCGGCGATTGATGAAGCGATCCGAAATTGCGTCAGCGTGGGAGCAGATCCCGATCGCATCGCGATTTTGGACAACTTCTGCTGGGGCAACACCGAGCGTCCAGAAACACTGGGATCACTTGTTCGAGCGGCTCTCGGTTGCAAGGATACGGCGATCGCACTCGGAACTCCGTTCATCAGCGGAAAAGACAGTCTCAATAATGAGTTCTCGTTCGTCGACTCGGCGACGGGTGAGCGACGGACGGTAGTGATTCCTTCCTCCCTTCTCATTAGTGCGATTGGCCAAGTTCCTGACGTACGTAAGTGTGTCACGATGGACTTGAAACAAGCTGGTAACGCCATCTATCTGGTGGGGGCAACGAGAGACGAACTCGGCGGGAGCCACTATGCCTTGGTAAATCACCTCTCGGGGGGAAGTCTGCCACAGGTTAATCTTGCACAATCGCCTCTGATTTTCGCTGCTGTCCATAGCGCAATTCAGCAGGGGCTAATCAGGAGTTGCCACGATCTCAGCGAAGGCGGTCTGGCCGTGGCGGCGGCCGAAATGGCGTTCGCAGGCGGTCTGGGGGCCAATCTGGACCTCACTCCAGTGGCGAGCGAAGCCGGGATCACGGATCCGATCGTGTTGCTATTTTCGGAAAGCACGACTCGATTCCTGATTGAAGTAGAACCAGGCAACGTTGACAAATTTGAAAAGGTGATGAAGGATTCCCCTTGCGCTCGAATTGGCCGTGTGACCACCGAAGAACGCCTTGTGGTGACCTCATCGCAAAGTGAAGTAGTCTTGAGTCAGGATATCGCCAGGTTGAAATCAGTCTGGCAGTCAACGCTGGCCTGGGACTGA
- a CDS encoding 2OG-Fe(II) oxygenase → MYHSDELREWVSSIAGIPVFPTPDGDQSSLSLLCYREAGDHINWHYDHNFYHGRHFTVLLSLANESPKGGVSKSKLMRKTSKGEESIDTSANVLVLFEGAKVLHRASPTDEGDLRIMLSMTFCTDSRISPLKEIARRVKDTAFFGLRALWD, encoded by the coding sequence TTGTATCACTCGGATGAACTGAGAGAGTGGGTTTCAAGTATCGCAGGGATACCTGTTTTCCCTACTCCTGACGGCGACCAAAGCTCGTTATCACTATTGTGCTACCGGGAAGCGGGAGACCATATTAACTGGCACTACGACCACAACTTTTATCACGGACGTCATTTTACGGTGCTGCTCTCGCTGGCCAACGAATCGCCCAAGGGCGGGGTTTCAAAAAGCAAGTTGATGAGAAAAACATCCAAGGGCGAGGAATCAATCGATACCTCAGCAAACGTCCTTGTTCTTTTTGAAGGTGCAAAAGTACTTCACCGAGCAAGCCCCACGGACGAGGGAGATCTACGCATCATGCTGAGCATGACATTCTGCACCGATTCAAGAATCAGTCCACTGAAAGAGATCGCGCGTCGTGTTAAGGACACCGCCTTTTTCGGTCTACGAGCGCTTTGGGATTAG
- a CDS encoding ISL3 family transposase, translating into MQDRELYQQILGLKSPWTVSGVALNIEQQRVEVRVEHPAGTRFCCPDCQQELSCYDHTEERQWRHLDSCQFKTILFARIPRVECPVHGVKQARVPWAEKGSRFTVMFERFAIQVLLATQNVKGAMSILRTKWDQTWSILERAVARGRARKQDVAIPRVGIDEKAFLKGQNYITLVYDLDRSTVEAISDGNDADAGFAALSALSQTQLHSIEAIAMDMSAAYVKAAKQAIPLAETKIVHDRFHIMQMATKGVDKVRRAEHRKLLKEGDDRLSHTKYVWLTSQENLSEKQRARFDEAFTLQLKTGKAWAFKEMLRDLWTQDSAASATTFFNAWYKRVIRTRLEPMKTVARAIKERLANVVSYCTHRVTNGVAEGMNSKIMSIKRRVGGFRNRQNFKTAIFFYCGGLKLDPQ; encoded by the coding sequence ATGCAGGATCGGGAATTGTATCAGCAGATCTTGGGGTTAAAGAGTCCCTGGACGGTGTCTGGTGTCGCGTTGAATATCGAGCAGCAGCGGGTCGAAGTTCGTGTCGAGCATCCAGCGGGGACTCGGTTTTGCTGTCCGGACTGTCAGCAAGAACTTAGCTGCTATGACCATACCGAAGAGCGTCAGTGGAGACACTTGGATAGTTGTCAGTTCAAGACGATTCTGTTCGCCCGGATTCCTCGTGTTGAATGTCCCGTTCACGGCGTCAAACAGGCCCGCGTCCCGTGGGCCGAGAAGGGAAGCCGTTTCACTGTGATGTTTGAGCGGTTCGCCATTCAGGTGCTTTTGGCTACGCAGAATGTCAAAGGGGCCATGAGCATCCTGCGAACGAAATGGGATCAGACCTGGTCCATCCTGGAACGGGCGGTTGCACGAGGTCGTGCGCGCAAACAGGACGTGGCCATTCCTCGCGTGGGAATTGACGAGAAAGCCTTCCTCAAAGGCCAGAATTACATCACACTGGTCTATGATCTGGATCGCAGTACCGTCGAGGCCATCAGTGATGGAAATGACGCCGACGCGGGATTTGCAGCACTTTCAGCCCTTTCCCAGACGCAACTTCATTCGATTGAAGCGATCGCCATGGACATGAGTGCGGCCTATGTCAAAGCAGCCAAACAAGCCATTCCCCTGGCAGAAACGAAGATCGTTCACGACCGATTCCACATCATGCAGATGGCGACGAAGGGGGTCGACAAAGTCCGACGCGCTGAACATCGCAAACTTCTCAAGGAAGGTGACGATCGCCTGAGTCACACGAAGTACGTCTGGCTCACGAGTCAGGAGAATCTCAGTGAAAAACAGCGAGCACGATTCGACGAAGCTTTCACGTTACAACTCAAAACGGGGAAAGCCTGGGCTTTCAAAGAAATGCTACGTGATCTTTGGACGCAAGACTCTGCCGCCAGTGCCACAACCTTTTTCAACGCCTGGTACAAGCGCGTGATCCGCACGCGACTGGAGCCGATGAAAACCGTCGCCCGCGCGATTAAGGAGCGTTTGGCCAACGTCGTGAGTTACTGTACCCACCGCGTTACCAATGGGGTCGCCGAAGGAATGAACAGCAAAATCATGTCCATCAAGCGACGCGTCGGTGGCTTCCGTAATAGGCAAAACTTCAAAACCGCAATCTTCTTCTACTGCGGAGGACTCAAGCTCGACCCACAATAA